In Megachile rotundata isolate GNS110a chromosome 10, iyMegRotu1, whole genome shotgun sequence, the sequence cgcgttatatatcgccatgcgttatattgccatgcgttatatagtcacgcgttaaatcaccagaTTCTGAGCTTATACGCGTCAAACATCACACGTTGAATGTCAAAGCGTTCGACACCATTATAAGTTATAATCACGCGTTAAATATAATCTCATGTTATATAAccgcgcgttatatagccacgagTTACGTACAATCACGTATTATATAATCATGCgttaaatctccacgcgttaaatatcgtTACCTACTGATATCGTTAGATAtcgttaacctaacctaatcgtcacgcgttatatagccgcgtattatatcgccacgcgtaacgCACGAAAATTCACGAAGATTGCCGAGAGTCATACGTCGCTAACAAAAGAACTTCGTCAAGTCTCCGCTCGCACAATTTCCTCTGCGGTAATATAACTAGAGTCTGCTGTATTGTAAAAAGCACGTATATCATATCAATTTTAGGTTTAAACCTTGATGAATATAAATCAGCAAATCCTCTTCAAACTTCCGTTGCAAATCCTTGTTGCAAATATACCTATATACATTATACAGTTCTTGTATCTTGCAAAGCATAAGTGAACTGCGtattattaaaatcattcgAAATATTTATTGGCTTTTctagttaaattttttttttttaactgaaATGATGTTactgatttataatattaaacataattttctttgtaaattttcagagaAAGCATTTGTTTACAACTATTTCTATCAGATATCTTTTAGTTTCATCGAAAACTATTCACTGAcattttcaatatattcaaaCTGACTGGTTGTCAGAGAAGCATCTTATTGATTTCTGCGTATTACGCTATTACGCAATAAATGATTGATTTCAAAACGATACAACGCggtactaaaaatattttcgtgTATCTTTTTGAAACtgaatgtgtatgtatacaaGATAATAGGAGATTAAAATCTGTTAGTatgcaatattattaataaaacatataGCACATGTATTGAAAGTCACTTTTGACTGCAAAGAAGGCAAAAAATGCTCCATAATTTTGAACAAGGGTGTACAAACCTCTGGGTTCATTAAATACAATTGTACAAATAGGAAATACATGCAAAGTTCATTAATACGTTCACTGTTCCGTGTAAAATACGAAAAACGTTAGGAGAGGATTGTATAagattaaacgatcgatagtacCAAAGAAATCTGCCAAAGGAGTATTAAGAATGACGTAGTTCATATTTCTTATAGATTAGTCATTGAGAATGTCTTCTCTTCGAtccaatttatttataacgtaGTGTTCGTGTATCTGAAACTACGACGGAAAACGAACCTAGCTAATCCTCTAAATCGACTTTACAAGTTCCGCGAAATTAATTACTCGAAATCAACTTATTTCTCGAGTCACGAGCTACGATTGATCGTCTTTGATCAAcggtaacattttatttaaaaaaataaatacagtctGCACTTTACTTACTTCAACGGTTTATACAGGCTTACGAATAAAAAGGTTGTATTAAAGTATATTTCATACTTGAAAAGTTATATTAAAGTATGCTTTATACTTGAAGAGTTATATTAAAGtacattttatgaattattgaTTACACTATTACATTATACGCACACGTCCAtactgaataaaatttatttccactgacgaatatatttatttaaattttaaatattatgaagCATGTATAAGTGTGTACAGTAACATTATTACACTTTATTATatctttaatataataaaaaattaatactgaTTAGaagacaaaataataataaattttttatttcgatcatTTGCAGCTTTACAGGTAATTCTAATTTAAAACACCATgacaaattttggaaaaatataTTGATATAACAATAGAGAAATTGTACTTTAACACAGTTATcagaaaaagaaaatggaggacgacaacgacaataataattattgtttagaAAAACTACAGTACCAAGTAAGcacaaaaaagaaattgaattcaTATAAGAATTCACAACTGTCCCTTTAATtcactttattaaaaaataagataaaaaCAGATATTACGCAATCTAGAAGGAAGAGGAAACAAGGGGAAAAACGTTCAACTAAATAAGACAATAGATATTGCATGACGGGTTCGGGGAAAACCATTCGGTTGAAGTTATTGTACACGTCTTATAGAAACACGACTTACAAAAGAAACCCGCGTTTATGTACTTCATATCCGGAAAATATGTTTCTGCCAAATGAGTCACCGATTGAGGACGTAGAAATGTTTAAATGGTCTGCTGCGTAATTTGCAATCAACCAGTTGTATCTGATTCAAAATTAGTCAcgacgtatttttttatataatttagattcctattaaaaataaattgagtgCTAAAAAATGAAGCTGAATAACCTATTTGAGATAAATCACACGATTATTGGTTaatttgttattcaaaatatggtTCAAGTAAAACTTTGTTTCAAGGATATATCGTGAATGGAAATATCGTCAAGATGGAACCTTTCAGATTTTTCGACCTTTAGTTTTGGTATTATTTGTTTTCATTTGGCTAAGTGCAGACATTCGGATGCGAATTCATTGACCGTAAGCTTCCGAAGGTCGTTCAAGGTCGTTTGCGATTCTTTAAATTATACCTTTGCTGAATAAATCATATAACTCGTAATGACTGGCGAATTTGAGTAACGAAAATAACTTCCTGGATGATGGAATGAGAGACGAAGTTGAGTTCTCTTTTCAAGTTAAGGATttgaagaaatagaaatttgaatattttagaatttgggaaattgagaaatttgagaatttaaaaaatttaagcaaCATGGAAATAtggtgatttgagaaatttgtgaaatttgggaatttgagaaatttggaaatttgagaaatagggaaaatttaagaaatttgtgaaatttaaaaaatttcagtttgaaaaatttgagaatttaagaatttggaaatgcggAAACACAGTaatctaagaatttataaacttgttatattttacaaaaatcttACATATATGAGTAAAAACTCACACATATAAGGATTTAATTTTCTTGAAGGAACAGTTTCAAAATACATCATACATAAAACAAGGAAAACCGCATAGTTACGCTAAAATCTGGAACATAAAAAACAGAAAACCACGTATATTGGTTTGTATTGTAAACCACAGAAATTTTCACGTAGTCGGAATTGTACTATAATATTTATCATGTGTATTGAATTATGCGATAAGTTCGTAGCACGTTTCGCTCATATTCTTCGCGATATACGTACACAACTATTTATACAACGTTCaaatatatgtaacatttatcttttattataatttaatacatgTGTTTAGTGTAGTATAATATGATATACTTGTACATTTGGTTtagtataatttaatatgtgTACTCGTTCCACTTTATCaactaaatctataaatttcaaaacaaaatttctcttgcttttcttcaattttccattaATAATTTTGACTGTTTTTATAGATATTGTCTACAGATCGTTTACATTTCACAATACTTAGAggcaaaataaaaagaatgaacaaaaaactaaaaaagtAACCAAAATGGAACCTTTGAACATCCATATGAAAAATGGCGCGAACTTCGAAGGCGACCTAACCTCATTAAACATAAGTAAGGaatcattttattcaaaataacctAAATACTATAAAATACGTCAAAAAAATAAATTCCATTCGTTAACTCTGTTGATATAACTATTCAGTTAATAAATAGTTGAGCCTTTTAATTTATCTATTTGTGTATTAAAAATGTTCGCCCCTCAAAAATATAAACGTTCCTAATACTGCTTTATCTAGAAAGAAATAAAGGATCAGTTTAAGATTATGAAATGCTTGTTTGTAAACCTTTCCCAGAAATTTCACTTTATCATCATCCGACTACGATAAATATCACTGTAACTCTAGTGGAATTTCATTTTTCCCTACTTATCTGAACAACTTCAGAAAAATATGTTCGCAGCATTAATTGTACTTACTTCCTGATTACAACATAAACTCTCGGCACTTATCCATAAGCGTAGTACAATACtgtgcaaaatttctaaaataaaatacacactTGAAAACAAACCATAAAACAAAGAATTCAGAAAATACCGGGAATTGAGATAACGCATTCTACGATAAAGAATAAtctcaaattattgaattataacTGACTGATTCGTTGGAATTATGTGTTTCCTGGAATACTACAAAAATGATACGCTTATATGTTTTTATGCACACagtatttcataaaatagaTTACGTTTGAATTTGCCGCTATTACCGAGCAATATGGCGTGAAGAATTGGTTGAGGTAAACAGTACAAAATTTCCtgtgaatataaatatatttctcaaattcccaaattcgaaaatttctgaatcactaaatttccaaaatttcaagtctaCATTtaccaaatctgcaaatttctttatttttaaatttgttaatcttggaatttgtaaatttcataaatttctgagttttcgaatttccaaattccgatttcctaaattcccaaatccctaaatccccaaatttccaaatccctacttcctaaattcccaaattcttaaatccccaaattcccaaagtcccaacaatctaaacttccaaatctctaaaattctatatttcaaaaacttttaaatttaaaaaagagtCACTTTATTCCACTATATCGCCACTGACCCTCTAGGCTCTTACTATACTGATAAACATTTTATGAACATACCAAACTATAATAAAACTACAATGAAATAAATGATTTTCAAGCATGAAAACCTTTACAGAGTAACCTACATATCACAAGAAAAGAATCTCGTATTATGATAAACGGCTAGCCATGTGTCTGCGCAAGAAAATACCGTAAAACATCGtacaacgacgatcacaattTCAAATCGTGCGGAAGGTGTTTTGAATCGATCGGAAAGTCAACAAGAGATCGGTAAATACCCTCGAAGAGGAATGACATCATTCCCAGACGATTGGCATACGCTCTCGTTCGCCGAGCTTAACTGTGTGCAcaaatgcatatgtatattgCACGTCGTCGATTCTTTCACCTTCATGAAGGTTACAGAACGAGATATGGTCGGCCATTTGCAAGGATTTAATCAAAGCACAGCCATTGTTGCAATACGATAGACAAATTGTTGCACcgaagaaaattttgaaatcaattCTTAAATGGGTAATTTATGTCAACCCTCGCGTATCGAATGCTGAGTTTTGACcgaatatgtatttatatttgtttttctACGAACAAGTACTTTGTTATATGTAAGTATTAATGGGGTCAGATTTGTCCATGTCGAAGTTAAATATACACATTCTCAACGAAGAAATTATATAACGATCTTCATATGTTATACAGGGATATTTGTCGCTCTGTAACGTGAAGACCACCTTAACGaatatgtacaaataaaaacgataaaacagaacataatatacataatgtAACATACATTATGTATATCACATCTGGAATGTGCTTGgaagttaaatatatttaaacgtAGAAAAACGTGTTCTATATTTTGTATGCAATTGCAATATTGTTATAGGTTAATACGATTCGTATTTGCCTGCCGCGTACATCTTTTAAAGGAGTACAACGCAAAATGGCGGCATCTACAATGGCGACAGCAATTACTAGTTTACCTAGAAAAATTGATCGAGTACCTTATTtggttcaaaatatttttttatattcaatagACAAACTAGTTTATAGAAAATTACATGAATATATCTTTGAAGTAACAAAGCTTCAGAAATCATGAAGTTTTTCTCAGAATAAAGTAATTTTCATGAAAACGAATGCTTTTATGTCACCGTTTTATTACTAATGCTtgctttactatttttatttaattatcattttaGAGTTTTTCAAATAGAACTTTTTTAGCTGCAgaattacttaaaaataaaaatcttattgattttttcaatttaatgtaATAGAAATGTTGCTACACATTCCACAGCAAATTTTGATATACTTAACAATTATTTGCATTctcctttaaataattttattttattctagtttattaatattttctatttgtttataagtattaaaatatataatctcAATTTTCTGATAAATTTACTGTATAGTTTCAGAAgaagaaacaatttttcataCGAATTTGAGCACCTTGTTTCCTTTCTAACTCAAGTTTCTGTAATTCGAAAACttgtgtaaaaatataattttgttcatttccTTCTGTCCTACTGCGAATACCAGTGCATATCTAAATATAAACTTACTTCGACTCAAATTACATATTTACCATGCATGTATAGATGCGTTGTTTTACCTGTAATTCGAATTCAGAGAAGTCTGACTTCTGCAAGTCGAATGTTTACCGGTATAAGCCAACGTTTTATCACCGTTGTATTTACGACGCAAAGTAATCGGTCTACATACAAGGTAATTCTAACAATTGGGTCGAACTATAAAGGTCTCACAAACTTTAGGTACATGACCTATTTTTCAAAACGATAAGTTTTTGTTAACCACACCTTTTCAAAATCTTGAAGTTCTACAATTTTtagttattaacaaaattttaaagatcTCAGTCTCAGAATTCAAAGTTTTATAATTCAAAAGACTCATTCAGAATTCTACAATTTGTAAGTACTGAGAACtctaagatttcaaaattgcagTGTACATACCAGAATTCTAAAAACTCCAAAATCTTAAATtgtaagatttcaaaatttcaaataccaaatcccaaagtttaaaaattctcaaaactcgaACGTAAATACCAAGATCCCAAAGTCAAATTTTAAAAGTCCAGATTCGTAAAATTCTaagattccaacattccaacaaAACCACAAAGTTCTAAAactccaaagtccctagattctgaaatttcaaaattcttattaaattattattattccaaaattcttattatttccaaatttcaaagtatccAAACCGTAAAGGttcaaaattcactaaattctaaaactcgaatgtcctaaaattttaagatatcaaaattccaaattaccaaagcctcaaaattttaaaaatttaaaaacttgaacgtCCTAACATTCTAACGTAGATACCAAAgtccaaaaattgcaaaatccaaaatttgcaaaattctaacctatcaaatttctaaaattctaaaattttaaaattccaaaattctataattctaaaatcccaaaattccagttccaaaattctaaagttctaaaattccaaagtttcaaaattctaaaattccaaaattccaaaatcccaaaattcaaaaatcccaaaatcccaaaattctaaagtttcaaaattccaaaatgccaaagttccaaaattcggaagttccaaaattccaaaattccaaaattccaaaatcccaaaattccaaaattccaaaatcccaaaatcccaaagttcaaaaattctaaagttctaaaattccaaagtaccaaaattccaaagttacaaaattccaaaattccaaaattctaaagtcaaaatttgaaatatcgaaaaatccaaaattctacaaCATACTACCTCCCCTATAACAAATTAGAAGAGGCCGCGAATATGCACTTCATATCGATTACGAATAATTGTGCGCAAAGATAAGATTACGCAATTTTGTTTAGGATCGATAAACTTCGAACATAAATGTTCGATTTCGCACGTGCAAATTTATCTTTTTTTGCGAATACTTAACCGCTTAGCCGCAAAGACTGCTCAATGTATTTGGTTTCGaggttattgaaaatattttctctgCCGATGTTTTTTACGACTCTTACTATTTCACCTTTGACTGTCACATTTATCTTGCATATATTAGTCGACCAGTTTGAAGGACTTtcttttcgctcgttttgaTAAAATTATCATACTTTAAGGACGATTTAACTTAActgttacaaaaaaaaaattgtcgtTGCAACACATAGTATGTATATTGGTTATACAATATAATTAGGTTGAAATAATTTGTCTCACCTCAAGACGTTTActgatttattcattttttgctATTCTATTACACGCTCATAATTGGAGACGTCTCGTAACTCTGTAACTAATGGTCTTCCTACTCGTGTTCAGCAACGAGCATTCTAGACTTCCCTAGGGAGATTGGTAATACATGGGAAAGAAAATTCATCGTGCGTTTTGATACCCGAATGTCACTAATATAGAAGAATGCAAATAGATTTTTGATGTTTTTCACGAATTTTAAAActcaataattcagaaattttcaaatttctaaattcttaaatatcgaacttcctaaattcaaaaatttccaaattcctaatttctcaaattgacatatttcaaaatctgaaaaactcaaatttccaaatttaaattcctaaatccaaaaatttctataatatcaatttgcaaattcgaaaattcgaaaattttcatattcacaaACTTTTGATGTCCAGacattcacatttccaaatctcaaattctccaaatctttaaatttctaaatcttcaaatctccaaatcttcaaatctccaaatctccaaatctccaaatctccaaatctccaaatctccaaatctccaaatctccaaatctccaaatctccaaatctccaaatctccaaatctccaaatctctaaatctctaaatccccaaatctccaaatctccaaacctctaaatctctaaatctcaaattctaagatccaaaatttccaagtcccaaattctcaaattttcaaattccaaaaacccagatttccaaattttcaaatttctgaattcccaatttTGTACTtaccaaatatacaaatatttgaacaaaaaacatttacattttccacttataaatttatttaatctatGTACGACGTATGCgcatattaaatattcataatatcTCATCTTATCTATTCATCttaatttaaaacaataaaTCAACCTTTCACAAGTTATTGCGTTTGCAATTCCTTACGAAAAGAAAGCTACTCATCGTTGCTCTAGGGCAGGGTAAAAACTCGGAAGAACAACGATATTTCATGCGCGAATATACATTTCCTTTTTATTGTAGTAGATTTATCATTGATGAGTCAGAGTTCGGCGCAAGTACACGTATTTTAAGAGTACAGCAACCATGTCTGTACAATCTTGATACTGCTATATACTGGTTTCATTCAACCATGCACGACTAAAATAAATGCTACTCGTTGCAAATGTATCATTTTGTCCACAGATTCGGCAAAACGAAATTTATTGGAGATCTCGTGAATGCGTAGGTACGTGAAACAGAAATGATCAGTTGTTCACGTGTTAAAAAAAAACAGTGTAAAGATATCTAATAATTTCCCTCTTAATAGTTTCCTACTCAATAATTTCATACGCGATAATTTCCCGCTTGATATACTTCTTCAAAGTATATTTCTTAAACTTCTCCTAGTTGTCAATAAACTTTACTgtcaatttgtattataaatattcaatttacgaaaatacatataaatgcatttaattaaatttgattaaaatttgagaattttcgaaattaaaaatttgtaaaatccatgcgtttaaatttgaaaatttggaaactcccATCTTTCTAAATTGACAAAATCCTActtatattgaatatatttctgAACTTATAGTTTTAGAAAtgactaaatttgtaaatctgtaatTTTCCAAacgatcaaattttaaaataaaaaatttcaaaattaaaaaatttgaataaatcctTTTTTGCTTATTAACACTCTACAATATTGCTTTTAAAGCAATATCGTGATTGTGCAtatcattttttgtttatttcactTCTTTTGTTTTCCCTTGACCATCACCAAGTCTGTTTACAAAAGATGCGTCCTATCACCAAGGCGAATACGCATTATACTCCCGTTGGTTCtttaaaaacaaagaaaaaggTGTGTAAGAAACTATGAGCGGCAATATAATGAATGGTGTTGATCTACTTTTATTAATTACACATTTAAATTGGCGCGAGACAATAAAGAAAATTCAAGCTGTAGTGACTTTTTTTTTTGCTGACTATAAATGAAATAACAGACAGACCGCACGATATattcagtttaaaaatataCGTTCAGTTGTTTGTCTGGAAGAAAtgttattgaaaaattcaatactTTTTTATGAATAGTTAGCCACAGttcgttatatttattttttttattatttccattctctttaataaaattacgaattttaattatttggaaGTTCAATGTCGAAGGCGATGAATTAAATCACATCCGGCTTTTTTGATGATCCGACATAAAATATTGTGCGCGCATATATTaagtaaattgaaaaaattttgggatttagaaattggagagttcaaaaattagaaaagttagacttcagaaatttataaaggtaaaaattaagaaaaacgcAAATGTTAGattcagaagtttagaaatttttaaattagaatgtaaaaatgtataacttcagaaatgtccaaatttctaatatgaGACACACGCTACAAACAAAGCCACGTTTACTCTGATTCTCAGACGGTTACGCCAATGTACACCATATGCGGAAGTCTAATGATTACATTCCAGAGTAGATCGATCATACGTGAAAACTTCATAGTTCTACAAAAATTAAAGGTTATATATAAATGATGCAcagatttatttaatattatcttCCCAAATTAATGATATTGTTACACTGATTTCACATGGAACCAATTTGTTCATCGTGTGCGTAAATGCGAAACAAGCCCGCATGGTACTAAAACGAATAACAAGATAGATTCGATAAcacttaatttcattaaaacccaATAAAGATAATCTTAAAACACCGATCATAAAAACAAATTCAACTCTTTCCCATTAAATTTTTGCGACTTTCTAAAACTTCGTATGCAACTGTGTTTACATTGAGGGGATAAACACTCTTGTTTCCGGCAAAAATCGTTTCAATTGTTTTACGCTTGAATTTCGCTAAGAACGAGGACCAACGTTCAGTGTAAACGCACTATAAGGTGAACACGTAATCATACAATATGAAAGCTTACACAAGTTAGTCAGGTGCGACTAACCACAGAAACGTCTTTTTTTAGCTTTCTCGGCGACGTCTCATTTCACTAAACCGATTTCGAATCTGTTTAACAGAGACAAGATCGAGACGTATCATCGGAAAAAACATATTACTAACCGTTTATTTTCTGGGATGGAAGACGAAAGGGAGAGTTAGTGAAAGACAAGGAGAAAGAGATAACATGGAACGAGTCAGCCGCACGGCGTACGTGACCGACTGCACTTCGCGGTTCCCGCTCTCCCGTTTCGATTCGTTCGTTTGGCGCGCGAGCTACTCGAAAGATCGTTGCAATTTCGGGATCCTGACCTTCTCTGCCCACCATTCATCCCCCACCATTGCTCGTCGACCGCCTACGAGATTAAACATCGATGCggacgtggcgatataactttCCACCGACGGAAAACAATCCTATTATTCGTCATCGAAGTTTTATGACAAACCAGGAAATGTAGCAGGCCTGTACTGACTAACTCGATTATGATAAACAGGGACGATGATGCTTAAAAGTTctaaacatttaataaattttgacatTCGTACGTATATCCAACTCTAAACATATGacggaaaataaaaatgtactttTTGAAACCGCGcattaaaatttcagaactgTAAGGCATTGAGACTTTGCAAGTTCGAGTCTGCGTTTGCAAAGTTTGAGActgcaatttttgaatattagaaTTTCGGATATTGCTGAAATCttcaaactataaaattttgGTTTACCCGAAACTTTTGGACtttagaactttttaaatttgaaactttggaatctaggaattaagAGACTTAGATAccatttcaaaaaatataaatccaTAGTAAATCTAGTAAAGCAAAATTTCACCTTTATACTTTAACCACGTGTTCGTTCTACTCATTGGTTGAGCCTGCCCTGATGACAGACATCGCGGAAGCGAGAGATCGCTTTTTCTCGATCGATTGTACAAACAAAACTCGTATCGCAAATTATTACTGCATTCTTCGAGCagtattcaattatattcaaacggtattttccatattattgcAAAACTGtttgatattttcaattaaCGAATGTTGTCAACAGcgtctattttataatttttataaatcaagcTGAGACAATActgatatttatttaatgttttctGACACATACAAACACTACTATATGTACGATATTCACAGCAATATAATTTTCTAGCTGTCTTGGAAGAAAGTAGTGTTCTCAATATATATGAAAAATCTATAATTTATTACGATTTTTATCGATATACTTTAAGCATACGCGATTGAACTTTGATTAACGTAATTTAAAATTCGATGTGCTGATTCGTATTTAGCTGTCTAATTTTACACCTGATATTTGATATCACGAACCGCCGTATTCGAAAAAGTTTTCTTGCCaaactttgtaaaaaattaattaatcactATTCGAATATGCGTCCGACAATCGATTTTTACGCATAATCGTTATACATTTACTTATTGCTTTAAATAGACTAAAAAAGTGAaacttgtttaataaaatattttgaatgtttTCAAAACTACATGAGTTATAGTGCATGCTTAAAATAAACAACGAAAAGTTTACAGCAACATTGAAACGTTAATTAATAAGATACTAAAACATATCTTTAATGAATATACATGTTTACTTTTCATCTAATTAACATAAACAAACTTTGACAAACTCTAacacagaataaataaatatcaatataaaaaGCTTTTgtagttataaaaatatatttttgcttACCTTTGTTCTCCCATTAATTGTGTAGTTCCCCATCTTTCCATTGTTACACATTTTATTTGCCCTCATAATGATGGCATCCACTTGGGATATAAGCATTCCAATATTTTGACATTGTTTTTCTTTGCCATCTAACCACGTTATTTGATCACCACGAATTGTTTTCAAGTCATTTGCACCTGCTTTATTAGAAACTAACTGTCCATCTTTAAATAACCCTGCACTATACATATTTAAAACTTCATTTAACACTGCAAGACCTTTTTCTGTTCCTAGAAAATTGTCTACCACACACATGCCATATTCGTCCATGTCTCTAATCACGTTTCTACACATTTCATCTAGCAACTCTTCAAGATTATTCTTGTTCTTATGAAGGAAAGGTGGTAACAGTTCTTCGTCACGAGTGAAACAAACTTCTGGGAAGTTTTTCATACCGTTGTGATGTTGCGTAGGCATATCTAGTTCATTGTCTTGTAAATTATTGAGTATTCTTGAACTTTCTACGGCAGGATTCAACAATTCAGCTCTGGCTCCTAGGATTGTGTCCTCAGAACTTCCTTCATACGTAATTGGAGAAGTCCATCCATCCACACTGTTTGTTCGAGTACCTTTTGTTTTTGTACCACTTGATTTCCTCTTAGGATTTTGACATTCCTTATTCTGTGACAGTTCCTTTACTTTTTCTGATCGTTTATTTATTCCTGAAAATAgagtaatatatacatattacataatgaccaaatgataaaaaaatagaaaaattact encodes:
- the Hph gene encoding HIF prolyl hydroxylase isoform X2 yields the protein MSGPTVSRAQTPGGDVQIGATVVCVVCNRTDKLLRCSRCKAVFYCTKEHQRRDWKRHKEFCTTHSIRSIAPDSVLTANKNSILESSKDHSSLRNIQFSNTPVVSNLNEESVSETTRGSDALPEVHRNTKYPGGINKRSEKVKELSQNKECQNPKRKSSGTKTKGTRTNSVDGWTSPITYEGSSEDTILGARAELLNPAVESSRILNNLQDNELDMPTQHHNGMKNFPEVCFTRDEELLPPFLHKNKNNLEELLDEMCRNVIRDMDEYGMCVVDNFLGTEKGLAVLNEVLNMYSAGLFKDGQLVSNKAGANDLKTIRGDQITWLDGKEKQCQNIGMLISQVDAIIMRANKMCNNGKMGNYTINGRTKKNGGLLRIFPEGWRDQVANIEPLFDRILFFWSDRRNPHEVQPAYKTRYAITLWYFDAEERNQACRRYQRERELYAKKESS